A single Argentina anserina chromosome 7, drPotAnse1.1, whole genome shotgun sequence DNA region contains:
- the LOC126801649 gene encoding protein TRANSPARENT TESTA GLABRA 1: MENSTHDSHLGPENSVTYESPYPLYAMAFSPAARTRHGHPRIAVGSFNEEFSNRVDILSFDPDSLTLKPNPSLSFDHPYPPTKLMFHPNPNALHKSNDILASSGDYLRLWEVKDSSVDRLEPISVLNNSKTSEFCAPLTSFDWNEIEPRRIGTSSIDTTCTIWDIEKGVVETQLIAHDKEVYDIAWGEARVFASVSADGSVRIFDLRDKEHSTIIYESPQPDTPLLRLAWNKQDLRYMATILMDSNKVVILDIRSPTLPVAELERHKGSVNAIGWAPQSARHICSAGDDSQALIWELPTVAGPNGIDPMSMYSAGAEINQLQWSAAQPDWIAIAFSNKMQLLKV, encoded by the coding sequence ATGGAGAATTCGACCCACGACTCCCACCTCGGCCCGGAAAACTCCGTCACCTACGAATCCCCCTACCCTCTCTACGCCATGGCCTTCTCCCCGGCGGCCCGAACCCGCCACGGCCACCCCCGCATCGCCGTCGGCAGCTTCAACGAGGAGTTCTCCAACCGGGTCGACATCCTCTCCTTCGACCCGGACTCCCTAACCCTCAAGCCcaacccttctctctccttTGACCACCCCTACCCTCCCACCAAGCTGATGTTCCACCCGAACCCCAACGCCCTCCACAAGTCCAACGACATCTTAGCCTCCTCCGGCGACTACCTCCGCCTCTGGGAGGTCAAGGACTCCTCCGTCGACCGCCTCGAGCCCATCTCCGTCCTCAACAACTCCAAGACGTCCGAGTTCTGCGCGCCGCTGACGTCGTTCGACTGGAACGAGATCGAGCCGCGGCGGATCGGGACCTCCAGCATCGACACCACGTGTACGATCTGGGACATCGAGAAGGGCGTGGTTGAGACGCAGCTGATCGCTCACGACAAGGAGGTTTACGACATTGCGTGGGGCGAGGCCAGGGTTTTTGCGTCGGTGTCGGCTGACGGGTCGGTGAGGATATTCGATTTGAGAGACAAGGAGCACTCGACGATCATCTACGAGAGCCCCCAGCCGGACACGCCGCTGCTCCGATTGGCGTGGAACAAGCAGGACTTGAGGTACATGGCGACGATATTGATGGACAGTAATAAGGTCGTGATTTTGGATATAAGGTCGCCGACGCTGCCGGTGGCGGAGCTGGAGAGGCACAAGGGGAGTGTGAATGCGATTGGATGGGCGCCGCAGAGTGCAAGGCATATCTGTTCTGCTGGGGATGACTCGCAGGCGCTGATTTGGGAGCTGCCCACGGTGGCGGGGCCGAATGGGATTGATCCTATGTCAATGTACTCCGCCGGCGCCGAGATTAATCAGCTGCAGTGGTCTGCCGCGCAGCCGGATTGGATTGCCATTGCGTTTTCGAACAAGATGCAGCTCTTGAAGGTCTGA
- the LOC126802278 gene encoding protein DOWNY MILDEW RESISTANCE 6 produces MDTKVLSSGIRYTNLPESYVRPESERPRLSEVSICENIPVIDLDFPDRAQTVQQISDACKYYGFFQVINHGVSMEAVEKMLRVANEFFELSVEEKMKLYSDDPSKTMRLSTSFNVKKETVHNWRDYLRLHCHPLDKYVPEWPSNPPTFKDIVSNYCKEVRELGHRIEELISESLGLEKNYIKNTLGEQGQHMAVNFYPPCPEPELTYGLPGHTDPNALTILLQDLGVCGLQVLKDGKWVAVNPHPNAFVINIGDQLQALSNGIYKSVWHRAVTNSERARLSVASFLCPQDDALISPAKTLTEDGTPAIYRGYTYTEYYKKFWTRNLDQEHCLELFKN; encoded by the exons ATGGATACAAAAGTCTTGTCCTCCGGAATCCGATACACCAATCTTCCGGAAAGTTATGTCAGGCCGGAATCGGAAAGGCCCCGCTTGTCTGAAGTCTCAATCTGCGAAAACATTCCGGTTATTGATTTGGATTTTCCGGACAGAGCTCAAACGGTTCAGCAAATTAGCGATGCGTGCAAGTACTATGGCTTTTTCCAG GTGATCAATCATGGAGTTTCTATGGAAGCCGTGGAAAAAATGTTACGGGTTGCCAACGAATTTTTCGAGCTCTCTGTAGAGGAGAAGATGAAGCTGTACTCAGATGACCCGTCGAAAACGATGAGACTTTCGACTAGTTTTAATGTAAAAAAGGAGACCGTTCATAATTGGAGAGACTATCTCCGGCTCCACTGTCATCCTCTTGATAAGTACGTGCCTGAGTGGCCCTCCAATCCTCCTACCTTCAA GGACATTGTGAGCAACTACTGCAAAGAAGTTCGAGAACTTGGGCACAGAATAGAAGAGTTAATATCAGAAAGTTTGGGCCTAGAGAAGAATTACATAAAGAACACATTGGGTGAGCAAGGACAGCATATGGCTGTGAACTTTTACCCACCATGTCCAGAACCAGAGCTCACTTATGGCTTGCCGGGACACACTGATCCCAATGCGCTAACCATTCTCCTCCAAGACCTCGGCGTTTGCGGGTTACAAGTGCTCAAAGACGGCAAATGGGTTGCCGTCAATCCTCACCCGAACGCCTTTGTTATTAACATCGGCGACCAGTTACAG GCTCTAAGTAATGGGATTTATAAGAGCGTGTGGCACCGTGCCGTTACGAACAGTGAGAGGGCAAGGCTTTCTGTAGCTTCCTTCCTGTGTCCACAGGATGATGCGCTGATTAGCCCGGCAAAGACTCTCACGGAGGATGGAACTCCAGCCATTTATCGGGGCTACACTTACACCGAGTATTACAAAAAATTTTGGACTAGGAACCTGGACCAAGAGCATTGTTTGGAACTCTTCAAGAACTAG
- the LOC126803129 gene encoding probable E3 ubiquitin-protein ligase RHA4A encodes MGGYFRSYDIRWQARCMLKIKSLVLLLCGLLEFLLKKIDYCPELFFNQTVGDQQNEEDCDHQLEVLNFEAATIPDTTWLRFLQVPAVPVVIDTESIKKQLPVVQFQELYLKQRQLQATSSSSSEEKTHISSCIMCMNSIEGRDEIRELCNCQHVFHKECLDAWIDQAQLTCPLCRSELLVPVTTSAISLKHDKDGGSDPWRAERMIYLFGEDICFTS; translated from the coding sequence ATGGGTGGTTATTTCCGCAGTTACGATATACGCTGGCAAGCAAGGTGCATGCTGAAGATCAAGTCGTTAGTACTGTTACTATGTGGCCTCCTCGAATTTCTTCTCAAGAAGATCGACTACTGTCCAGAATTATTCTTTAACCAAACTGTAGGTGATCAACAAAATGAGGAGGATTGTGATCATCAGCTTGAGGTCCTCAACTTTGAAGCTGCAACAATTCCAGATACTACTTGGTTGCGCTTTCTGCAAGTACCAGCAGTTCCGGTGGTGATTGACACAGAATCGATTAAGAAGCAACTACCGGTTGTGCAATTCCAGGAGCTATATCTGAAGCAACGCCAACTGCAAGctacatcatcatcttcctcagAGGAGAAAACGCACATATCATCATGTATTATGTGTATGAACAGCATAGAGGGCAGGGACGAGATCAGAGAGCTATGCAATTGCCAGCATGTTTTCCACAAAGAATGCCTGGATGCTTGGATCGATCAGGCACAGTTAACTTGTCCTCTGTGTAGATCTGAGCTCTTAGTACCAGTTACTACTTCAGCTATTAGTTTGAAGCATGATAAAGATGGAGGAAGTGATCCATGGAGGGCCGAGAGGATGATTTACTTATTTGGTGAAGATATTTGCTTCACGAGCTAG